A window from Piliocolobus tephrosceles isolate RC106 chromosome 11, ASM277652v3, whole genome shotgun sequence encodes these proteins:
- the WNT6 gene encoding protein Wnt-6 has protein sequence MLPPAPSRLGLLLLLLLCPAHVGGLWWAVGSPLVMDPISICRKARRLAGRQAELCQAEPEVVAELARGARLGVRECQFQFRFRRWNCSSHSKAFGRILQQDIRETAFVFAITAAGASHAVTQACSMGELLQCGCQAPRGRAPPRPSGLPGTPGPPGPVGSPEGSSAWEWGGCGDDVDFGDEKSRLFMDARHKRGRGDIRALVQLHNNEAGRLAVRSHTRTECKCHGLSGSCALRTCWQKLPPFREVGARLLERFHGASRVMGTNDGKALLPAVRTLKPPGRADLLYAADSPDFCAPNRRTGSPGTRGRACNSSAPDLSGCDLLCCGRGHRQESVQLEENCLCRFHWCCVVQCHRCRVRKELNLCL, from the exons GGCTGTGGGCAGTCCCTTGGTTATGGACCCTATCAGCATCTGCAGGAAGGCACGGCGGCTGGCCGGGAGGCAGGCCGAGTTGTGCCAGGCTGAGCCAGAAGTAGTGGCAGAGCTAGCCCGGGGCGCCCGGCTCGGGGTGCGAGAGTGCCAGTTCCAGTTCCGCTTCCGCCGCTGGAACTGCTCCAGCCACAGCAAGGCCTTTGGACGCATCCTGCAGCAGG ACATTCGAGAGACGGCCTTCGTGTTCGCCATCACTGCGGCGGGCGCCAGCCACGCCGTCACGCAGGCCTGTTCCATGGGCGAACTGCTGCAGTGCGGCTGCCAGGCGCCCCGCGGGCGGGCCCCTCCCCGGCCCTCTGGCCTGCCCGGCACCCCCGGACCCCCTGGCCCCGTGGGCTCCCCGGAAGGCAGCTCTGCCTGGGAGTGGGGAGGCTGCGGCGACGACGTGGACTTCGGGGACGAGAAGTCGAGGCTCTTTATGGACGCGCGGCACAAGCGGGGACGCGGAGACATCCGCGCGTTGGTGCAACTGCACAACAACGAGGCGGGCCGGCTG GCCGTGCGGAGCCACACGCGCACCGAGTGCAAATGCCACGGGCTGTCGGGCTCGTGCGCGCTGCGAACCTGCTGGCAGAAGCTGCCTCCGTTTCGCGAGGTGGGCGCGCGGCTGCTGGAGCGCTTCCACGGCGCCTCACGCGTCATGGGCACTAACGACGGCAAGGCCCTACTGCCCGCCGTGCGCACGCTCAAGCCGCCGGGCCGAGCGGACCTGCTCTACGCCGCTGATTCGCCCGACTTCTGCGCCCCCAACCGACGCACCGGCTCCCCCGGCACGCGCGGCCGCGCCTGCAATAGCAGCGCCCCGGACCTCAGTGGCTGCGACCTGCTGTGCTGCGGCCGCGGGCACCGCCAGGAGAGCGTGCAGCTCGAAGAGAACTGCCTGTGCCGTTTCCACTGGTGCTGCGTAGTGCAGTGCCACCGCTGCCGTGTGCGCAAGGagctcaacctctgcctctga